From Aedes albopictus strain Foshan chromosome 1, AalbF5, whole genome shotgun sequence, one genomic window encodes:
- the LOC109402395 gene encoding ATP-binding cassette sub-family C member 4-like gives MNRDKDFSKNKTENPIQNASFISRRTFWWLKDIFRAGHRKEITEEMLYETLPEHRSQPLADQFERLWAQELQRPQPRLLRAFMRGYGAVTLFWGLLFSILETANRVAQPLFLGGLVSYFSPDQTEISEREAYGYAAGVIICALIPVITFHPFILFIFQIGMKLRIGCSCLIYNKSLKLTKSTTAGEGLNGKILNLLTNDVGKFDIALAFIHDLWKGPMESLLLGYFIYIELGFAGLLGMAFLLSFIPLQAWIGKKTATYRMRAAKRTDLRVRFMNEIIQGIQVIKMYTWENSFAKMVEEVRRKEVNAIRGGAYVRATLISFFVVSRVSIFLSLLAYTYTGNVITARKVFIVTSYYSILNDSMVHFWPMAITFCSEAFISVLRIQEFLLTPEGKPKTPQGADEERNQEGKGSVLIDDEEKKKVEDNGLVPNGGVNEEEVEKLLPSKRVVNLDSDKKSIVMEDVTARWAVSEDESNVGVTSISTTVESGRLCVVIGAVGSGKTSLLQVILGELEVDEGTVQINGSISYAAQEPWLFESSVRNNILFIEEYDEERYLEVVRICALERDFQLFPHGDQTIVGERGISLSGGQKARVNLARAIYKKSDIYILDDPLSAVDTHVGKHIYEMCIREFLGDKVCILVTHQLQYLNDVQHIILMEGGQIDAQGPYREIKKTMMDSIMALTPEETPDEDKFDFQKFTAHTEPTNLDQEKQVEEKESQGEGAVDMSVYKTYITAINSWIWILFISVFILLAQVAISSVDYFVAQWVNWEESLGHVNKSVVHLKENQTIEDLLDINVLHQLQAEANNEPERQQYILIYAILIAIFIYLIVQRTFSFFYVCLRISMNLHDRMFRGLTRATMHFFNNNPSGRILNRFSKDIGAIDTSLPMSLHDCLVFFLEMISVVALVSIVNYWFLVPTVVVGAIMFLLRKAYLDTSRVVKRIESVNRSPIFSHLNASLQGLSTIRAFRAQSILCREFNSHMDVNTSAWFIYITTTRAFALWLDFVCVIYIAVVTLSFLVAGQNTLGGSVGLAITQTISLIGMCQWGMRQSAELENEMVSVERVNEYTTLPSEPPLETAPKYRPQGDWPEHGVVKFVNVDLRYSEDGEKVLKDLNFSIRSNEKIGIVGRTGAGKSSLIQALFRLAPYEGTIDIDDIDTKTLGLRDLRSKISIIPQDPILFSGTLRSNLDPFEEKTDAELWSALDQVELKEAVSSLAGGLECKMSDGGSNFSMGQRQLVCLARAILRSNKILVLDEATANVDPETDKLIQTTIRTKFAECTVLTIAHRLHTVMDSDRVLVMDAGRVVEFGHPHDLLHGPSGYLRRLVDQTGVANAALLIRIADENYRKLKQREQEQQKTT, from the exons ATGAACCGCGACAAAGACTTCAGTAAGAACAAAACCGAAAACCCCATTCAGAATGCGTCATTCATCTCGCGACGTACATTCTGGTGGTTGAAGGACATCTTCCGGGCTGGTCACCGGAAAGAAATTACCGAGGAAATGCTGTACGAGACACTTCCCGAGCACCGGAGCCAACCGTTGGCCGATCAGTTCGagcggttatgggcccaggaactGCAGAGGCCGCAGCCAAGGTTGCTGCGTGCGTTCATGCGTGGATATGGAGCCGTTACGCTGTTTTGGGGCTTGCTGTTCTCAATACTGGAAACGGCTAACCGGGTGGCGCAGCCGCTGTTCCTCGGAGGACTTGTTTCGTACTTTTCTCCGGACCAGACCGAAATCAGTGAACGCGAGGCGTACGGCTACGCGGCCGGCGTTATCATCTGTGCGCTGATACCGGTTATCACATTCCATCCATTCATATTGTTCATCTTCCAAATAGGAATGAAGCTACGTATTGGCTGCTCCTGCCTTATCTACAACAAG TCGCTCAAACTCACCAAGTCAACGACCGCTGGCGAGGGACTCAACGGGAAGATCCTAAATCTTCTCACCAATGACGTCGGCAAGTTCGACATTGCTCTCGCGTTCATCCATGACCTGTGGAAGGGTCCTATGGAGTCGCTACTGCTCGGGTACTTCATCTACATAGAACTTGGTTTCGCGGGACTGCTAGGCATGGCCTTCCTGCTCAGTTTCATCCCTCTCCAGGCATGGATCGGCAAGAAGACGGCCACCTATCGCATGAGGGCGGCCAAGCGAACGGATCTCCGGGTTCGCTTCATGAACGAGATCATCCAAGGTATTCAGGTGATCAAGATGTACACCTGGGAGAACTCGTTCGCCAAGATGGTGGAGGAAGTTCGCCGCAAGGAGGTCAACGCTATCCGAGGTGGTGCTTACGTGAGAGCCACGCTCATCTCATTCTTCGTGGTGTCGCGAGTTTCGATCTTCCTTAGCCTGTTGGCGTACACCTACACAGGGAATGTGATCACTGCCCGCAAAGTGTTCATCGTGACCAGTTACTACAGTATTCTAAACGACTCGATGGTGCATTTTTGGCCGATGGCCATTACGTTCTGCTCGGAGGCGTTCATTTCCGTGCTGCGAATTCAGGAGTTCCTGCTAACTCCGGAAGGGAAGCCCAAGACTCCGCAGGGAGCCGACGAGGAGAGAAATCAAGAAGGCAAAGGAAGTGTCTTGATCGATGATGAAGAGAAGAAGAAAGTGGAGGACAATGGGCTGGTGCCAAATGGAGGAGTGAATGAGGAGGAAGTGGAGAAGCTGCTGCCGTCGAAGCGTGTAGTGAATTTAGACAGTGATAAGAAGAGCATTGTGATGGAAGATGTGACAGCACGATGGGCTGTCAGTGAGGATGAATCGAATGTGGGAGTGACGTCAATTAGCACAACGGTGGAAAGTGGAAGATTGTGTGTCGTGATAGGAGCCGTGGGTTCTGGAAAGACATCGTTATTGCAAGTGATATTGGGGGAGCTTGAAGTAGACGAAGGAACGGTGCAGATCAACGGATCGATTAGCTATGCAGCACAAGAACCATGGCTGTTCGAGAGTAGTGTTAGGAACAACATTCTCTTCATTGAAGAGTACGACGAGGAACGGTACTTAGAAGTGGTTCGTATTTGTGCCTTGGAACGAGACTTCCAGTTGTTCCCGCATGGCGATCAGACGATTGTTGGCGAACGGGGAATCAGCTTGAGTGGAGGACAGAAGGCCAGAGTTAATTTGGCCCGGGCAATCTACAAGAAGAGTGATATCTATATATTGGATGATCCGCTTTCAGCGGTCGACACTCATGTAGGGAAGCACATCTATGAGATGTGCATCAGGGAGTTTCTAGGAGATAAGGTGTGTATCCTGGTGACACACCAGTTGCAGTATCTGAACGATGTTCAGCACATAATTTTGATGGAAGGAGGCCAAATTGATGCTCAAGGACCATACAGGGAAATCAAGAAAACTATGATGGATTCGATAATGGCGTtaactcctgaagaaacgccAGATGAAGATAAATTCGACTTCCAGAAGTTCACAGCTCATACTGAGCCGACAAACTTGGATCAGGAGAAGCAGGTTGAAGAAAAAGAATCTCAAGGCGAAGGTGCCGTCGATATGTCGGTGTACAAAACCTACATCACCGCGATCAACAGCTGGATTTGGATACTCTTCATCTCTGTATTCATCCTGTTGGCACAGGTTGCCATCAGTAGCGTAGACTACTTCGTAGCTCAATGGGTCAACTGGGAAGAATCTCTTGGACACGTCAACAAAAGCGTAGTCCACCTCAAAGAGAACCAAACCATCGAGGATCTTCTAGACATCAACGTTCTGCACCAACTGCAAGCGGAGGCGAACAATGAACCGGAACGGCAGCAGTACATACTGATCTACGCGATCCTGATCGCGATCTTCATCTACCTGATCGTCCAGCGTACGTTCTCGTTCTTCTACGTATGCCTGCGAATCTCGATGAATCTCCACGATCGAATGTTCCGCGGACTGACCCGAGCCACGATGCACTTCTTTAACAACAACCCTTCCGGACGGATTCTGAACCGGTTCTCCAAGGACATCGGAGCGATCGATACGTCGCTGCCGATGTCGCTGCATGACTGCTTGGTG TTCTTCCTGGAGATGATCTCCGTGGTGGCGCTGGTTTCCATCGTCAACTACTGGTTCCTGGTTCCGACCGTAGTGGTCGGGGCAATCATGTTCCTGCTACGCAAGGCTTACCTGGATACCTCGCGTGTCGTTAAGCGAATCGAATCGGTAAATCGGTCGCCGATCTTCTCCCACTTGAATGCCTCCCTGCAGGGTTTGTCTACGATCCGGGCGTTCCGCGCACAGAGCATCCTATGCCGGGAGTTCAACAGCCACATGGACGTCAATACGTCCGCGTGGTTCATCTACATAACGACTACGCGAGCGTTCGCCCTATGGCTGGATTTCGTATGCGTGATCTACATCGCAGTCGTCACACTGAGCTTCCTGGTGGCCGGCCAGAATACGCTGGGTGGAAGCGTTGGACTGGCGATCACTCAGACGATCAGCTTGATCGGGATGTGTCAGTGGGGTATGAGGCAGTCGGCGGAACTGGAGAACGAGATGGTTTCCGTGGAGAGGGTCAACGAGTATACGACCTTGCCGTCGGAGCCACCGCTGGAGACGGCTCCCAAGTATCGTCCGCAGGGTGACTGGCCCGAACACGGAGTGGTAAAGTTCGTTAACGTGGATCTGCGGTACTCGGAGGATGGCGAAAAGGTGCTGAAGGACTTGAATTTCTCGATAAGGTCGAATGAAAAGATTGGAATCGTGGGTCGAACGGGCGCCGGGAAGTCTTCGCTGATCCAGGCGTTATTCAGGCTTGCTCCGTACGAGGGCACGATCGATATCGATGACATCGACACCAAGACACTGGGCCTGCGGGATCTGCGAAGCAAGATATCGATCATCCCGCAGGATCCGATACTGTTCTCCGGAACACTGCGGAGCAATCTGGATCCGTTCGAGGAGAAGACCGACGCAGAGTTGTGGAGTGCGTTGGATCAAGTAGAGCTGAAGGAGGCCGTATCCTCACTGGCCGGAGGACTCGAGTGCAAGATGTCCGACGGGGGCAGTAACTTTAGCATGGGTCAACGACAGCTGGTTTGTCTAGCTCGGGCGATTCTCCGGAGCAACAAGATTTTGGTGCTGGATGAGGCCACTGCCAACGTGGATCCAGA AACCGACAAGCTCATCCAAACAACAATCCGCACAAAGTTCGCCGAGTGTACAGTATTAACGATCGCTCATCGACTGCACACGGTCATGGATAGCGATCGAGTGCTGGTGATGGATGCCGGCCGGGTCGTGGAATTTGGCCATCCACACGACCTTCTGCACGGCCCTAGCGGATACCTGCGAAGGCTGGTGGACCAAACCGGAGTGGCAAATGCAGCCTTATTGATTCGGATAGCCGATGAAAATTACCGGAAACTCAAGCAACGAGAACAGGAACAGCAGAAGACTACTTAG
- the LOC109402396 gene encoding probable multidrug resistance-associated protein lethal(2)03659 codes for MNRDKDFGQRKPENPLQTASFISQRTFWWLKDIFRAGHRKEITEDLLYSALPEHRSEQLAARFDRLWAQELRRPQPKLLRALWRGFGAVTLFWAVMYSLVESTVVVSRPLLLGGLIAYFSPNQTEISEREAYGYAAGVITSSLIPVITFHPYILFIFQIGLKLRVGCSCLIYNKSLKLTKSVTASEGLNGKILNLLTNDVSRFEPALAFVYNLWKGPLESLLIGYLIYTELGFAGLLGMAFLLSFLPLQAWIGKKAATFRMRAAKRTDVRVRFMNEIIQGIQVIKMYTWENSFAKMVDDVRRKEVKALRGSAYVRATLISFFVVSRISVFLSLLSYIYTGNAITARQVFILANYYSMLHDSMVHYYSLAITCCSEALISVVRIQEFLLTPEGKMGSVQGAVEESNGSILIEDEEKKKAKSNGLVPNGLVNEEEVEKLLQSKRLVKLNSDKKNIVMEDVTARWVISEDESNAGVTSVSTTVESGRLCVVIGPVGSGKTTLLQVVLGELEVDQGTVQVNGSISYAAQEPWLFDSSVRSNILFVEEYDEQRYLEVVRVCALERDFQLFPHGDQTIVGERGISLSGGQKARVNLARAIYKKSDIYLLDDPLSAVDTHVGKQIFEMCIKGFLADKAVTLVTHQLQYLNDVQHVILMNGGQIEAQGPYREIKKTMIDSILAMTPEESPEEDKLNIRKISTDSEMIDLNQKKQIEEKESQGEGTVGFSVYKTYITAINSWVWILFISALILLAQVSVSSVDYFLAQWVNWEESLGKVNQDVVYRKENQTTDGLAEPVNHVSERQQHIQIYAILIAVFIYLIIQRTFSFFYAALRISTNLHDRMFHSLTRATMHFFNSNSSGRILNRFSKDIGAIDTSLPMSLHECLTIFLEITAVVVLVSIVNYWFLVPTAVIATIMYLLRRIYLNTSRVVKRIESVNRSPIYAHLNATLQGLATIRACDAQSILRREFTDHLDVNTSAWFIFVTATRAFALWLDFVCVIYIALVTMSFLVTEGDYLGGSVGLAISQALTLIGMCQWGMRQSAELENEMVSVERVREYVDLPVESGQEAGSVNSLKGDCWPNEGMVEFVDVDLRYSESGENVLKSVNFSIRAKEKVGIVGRTGAGKSSLIHALFRLAPYDGTIRIDGVDTKTLGLQDLRRKISIIPQDPVLFSGTLRSNLDPFGESCDAELWSALDQVELKQVVNSLGGGLDCKMSDGGSNFSMGQRQLVCLARAILRNNRILVLDEATANVDSETDRLIQTTIRTRFADCTVLTIAHRLHTIMDSDRVLVMDAGRVVEFGHPRDLLRGADGGYLRWLVDQMGAESAVLLGRIAEEGDHRD; via the exons ATGAATCGCGACAAAGACTTCGGCCAGCGAAAGCCCGAAAACCCGCTCCAGACGGCTTCGTTCATTTCACAACGAACGTTTTGGTGGCTGAAGGACATTTTCCGTGCCGGTCACCGGAAGGAAATCACCGAAGACTTACTCTACTCGGCGCTTCCGGAGCACCGCAGCGAACAATTAGCCGCTCGGTTCGatcggttatgggcccaggagttGCGCCGTCCGCAGCCCAAATTACTGCGGGCGTTGTGGCGAGGTTTCGGCGCAGTAACCCTATTCTGGGCAGTTATGTATTCGCTCGTCGAATCGACCGTGGTTGTTTCGCGTCCGCTGCTTCTCGGCGGACTGATTGCGTACTTCTCGCCGAACCAGACGGAAATCAGCGAACGCGAAGCGTACGGCTACGCGGCCGGCGTTATCACCAGTTCGCTGATACCGGTTATCACATTTCATCCCTACATCTTATTCATCTTTCAAATTGGGCTGAAACTGCGCGTTGGGTGTTCCTGTCTTATCTACAACAAG AGCTTGAAGCTGACCAAATCTGTAACCGCCAGCGAGGGATTGAACGGGAAGATCTTGAATCTGCTAACCAATGACGTCAGTAGGTTTGAACCCGCCCTCGCGTTCGTCTACAATCTGTGGAAGGGTCCGCTGGAGTCCTTGCTGATCGGTTACCTAATCTACACGGAACTTGGCTTCGCGGGACTACTGGGAATGGCCTTCCTGCTTAGTTTTCTTCCCTTACAGGCCTGGATAGGGAAAAAGGCAGCCACCTTCCGAATGAGGGCCGCCAAGCGAACGGATGTTCGAGTTCGCTTCATGAACGAGATCATCCAAGGTATCCAGGTGATCAAGATGTACACCTGGGAGAACTCCTTTGCAAAGATGGTGGATGACGTTCGCCGCAAAGAGGTCAAGGCTCTGCGTGGAAGTGCGTATGTGCGGGCTACGTTGATTTCGTTCTTCGTGGTTTCCAGGATCTCCGTATTTCTGAGTTTGCTGTCGTACATCTACACGGGAAATGCGATCACGGCTCGCCAAGTGTTCATCTTGGCCAACTATTACAGCATGCTGCACGATTCGATGGTTCATTACTATTCGTTGGCCATTACGTGCTGTTCGGAGGCGTTGATCTCCGTTGTACGGATTCAGGAGTTTTTGCTGACGCCGGAGGGGAAGATGGGGAGTGTACAGGGAGCAGTCGAAGAAAGTAATGGAAGTATACTGATTGAGGACGAAGAGAAGAAGAAAGCAAAGAGCAATGGGTTAGTGCCGAATGGTTTAGTGAATGAAGAAGAGGTGGAGAAGCTGTTGCAGTCGAAACGACTAGTGAAGTTGAACAGCGACAAGAAGAACATTGTGATGGAAGATGTGACAGCTCGATGGGTTATCAGTGAGGATGAATCGAATGCGGGAGTGACGTCAGTTAGCACAACGGTGGAAAGTGGAAGATTGTGTGTGGTGATTGGACCGGTGGGATCAGGGAAGACTACGTTGTTACAGGTGGTCTTAGGGGAACTTGAAGTAGATCAAGGGACGGTGCAGGTCAACGGATCGATAAGTTATGCAGCGCAAGAACCATGGCTGTTCGACAGCAGCGTTAGGAGCAATATTCTGTTTGTTGAAGAGTACGACGAGCAGCGGTACTTGGAAGTGGTTCGCGTATGTGCTTTAGAGCGGGACTTTCAGTTGTTCCCGCATGGTGATCAGACGATTGTTGGCGAGCGTGGAATCAGCTTGAGCGGAGGACAGAAGGCTAGAGTGAACTTGGCTAGGGCGATCTACAAGAAGAGTGATATCTATCTGCTGGACGATCCACTCTCAGCAGTAGATACTCATGTAGGGAAGCAAATCTTCGAGATGTGCATCAAAGGATTCTTAGCGGATAAAGCCGTTACGCTTGTGACACATCAGTTGCAGTATCTGAATGACGTTCAGCACGTCATATTGATGAATGGAGGCCAAATTGAAGCTCAAGGACCCTATAGGGAAATCAAAAAGACAATGATCGATTCAATTCTTGCAATGACTCCAGAAGAGTCGCCAGAAGAGGATAAATTGAACATCCGAAAGATCAGCACTGACAGTGAGATGATCGATTTGAACCAAAAGAAGCAGATTGAAGAAAAGGAGTCTCAAGGTGAGGGTACCGTGGGCTTCTCGGTGTACAAAACCTACATTACCGCGATCAACAGTTGGGTTTGGATATTGTTCATCTCCGCTCTGATATTGTTGGCACAGGTGTCCGTTAGCAGCGTAGATTACTTCCTTGCCCAGTGGGTTAACTGGGAAGAATCACTTGGCAAGGTAAACCAAGACGTAGTCTACCGCAAAGAAAACCAAACTACCGATGGTCTTGCAGAACCAGTCAATCATGTATCCGAACGTCAGCAGCACATTCAGATCTACGCGATCCTAATTGCGGTCTTCATCTACCTTATCATCCAGCGTACGTTCTCGTTCTTCTACGCGGCTTTGCGGATCTCGACAAACCTCCATGATCGCATGTTCCACAGCCTGACCCGAGCCACGATGCACTTCTTCAACAGCAACTCTTCCGGTCGAATATTGAACcgcttttccaaagacatcggAGCGATCGATACCTCGCTGCCGATGTCACTCCATGAATGTCTGACG ATCTTCCTGGAGATAACCGCCGTAGTCGTGCTGGTCTCGATCGTCAACTACTGGTTCCTCGTACCGACCGCGGTGATCGCCACGATCATGTACCTCCTCCGCAGGATCTACCTGAACACGTCGCGTGTCGTCAAGCGGATTGAATCGGTGAACCGGTCGCCGATCTACGCACACCTGAATGCCACCCTTCAGGGCCTGGCCACGATACGGGCTTGCGATGCGCAGAGCATCCTGCGCCGCGAATTCACCGACCATCTGGACGTGAACACATCGGCGTGGTTCATCTTCGTAACGGCGACGCGGGCGTTCGCCCTGTGGTTGGACTTTGTTTGCGTGATCTACATTGCGCTGGTAACGATGAGCTTCCTGGTGACCGAGGGGGATTACTTGGGTGGAAGTGTGGGACTGGCGATCAGTCAGGCTCTCACCTTGATCGGGATGTGCCAGTGGGGTATGCGGCAGTCCGCTGAGCTGGAAAATGAGATGGTTTCCGTGGAGCGGGTTAGGGAGTACGTGGATCTGCCCGTGGAGTCGGGACAGGAGGCGGGTTCGGTGAATTCGTTGAAGGGTGACTGTTGGCCGAATGAAGGAATGGTGGAGTTTGTGGATGTTGATCTGCGGTATTCGGAGAGCGGGGAGAATGTGCTGAAGAGCGTGAATTTCTCGATTCGGGCAAAGGAGAAGGTAGGAATAGTGGGTCGGACAGGTGCCGGGAAGTCTTCGTTGATCCACGCGCTGTTCCGATTGGCTCCGTATGACGGTACGATTAGGATTGATGGGGTTGATACGAAGACGTTGGGGTTGCAGGACCTGCGAAGAAAGATATCGATCATTCCGCAGGATCCGGTAttgttttctggaactctgaggaGTAATCTGGATCCTTTCGGTGAGAGCTGCGATGCAGAGTTGTGGAGTGCGCTGGATCAGGTAGAGCTGAAGCAGGTCGTGAACTCTTTGGGCGGAGGTCTTGACTGCAAGATGTCCGATGGAGGTAGCAACTTCAGTATGGGTCAACGGCAGCTGGTTTGTCTGGCTCGAGCGATTCTCAGAAACAATAGGATTCTGGTGCTGGATGAGGCCACAGCCAACGTCGATTCAGA AACTGACAGACTCATTCAGACTACAATCCGCACTAGGTTCGCCGATTGTACGGTGTTGACGATCGCTCACCGACTGCACACGATCATGGATAGCGATCGAGTGCTAGTGATGGATGCTGGGCGTGTGGTGGAGTTCGGTCATCCGCGTGATCTACTACGGGGTGCGGACGGAGGATATCTTCGTTGGCTGGTGGATCAGATGGGAGCGGAAAGTGCGGTTCTACTTGGGCGCATTGCCGAAGAAGGAGATCATCGGGACTAA